From Phragmites australis chromosome 5, lpPhrAust1.1, whole genome shotgun sequence, a single genomic window includes:
- the LOC133918930 gene encoding aspartic proteinase 36-like, with the protein MIDSGTTLTYLPEEVYKTMLAAVFDKYQDMYSPNYQDPLCFKFSGSVDDEFPIITFHFEGDLTLNVYPDYLLQNGVVDAT; encoded by the exons ATGATTGATAGCGGGACAACACTGACGTATCTCCCAGAGGAAGTTTATAAGACTATGTTGGCTGCG GTTTTTGATAAGTATCAAGATATGTACTCACCTAATTATCAAGACCCTCTCTGTTTCAAGTTTTCTGGAAG TGTAGATGATGAATTTCCCATAATCACCTTTCATTTTGAGGGAGACCTTACACTGAATGTTTACCCTGATTACCTATTGCAAAATGGG gtggtggatgcaacttag